One segment of Onychomys torridus unplaced genomic scaffold, mOncTor1.1, whole genome shotgun sequence DNA contains the following:
- the LOC118575617 gene encoding LOW QUALITY PROTEIN: zinc finger protein 58-like (The sequence of the model RefSeq protein was modified relative to this genomic sequence to represent the inferred CDS: deleted 1 base in 1 codon) produces the protein MLSFWDVAIEFSAEERECLEPAQWNLYRDVMLENYSNLVFLGLAGSKPHLVTFLEQRAESSDVKRQAAGSMQRGTEPNDYTIYNKAIDCNSLIMQSQRIHTREKPYKCEECGKGLSSHKALSIHKRLHTGEKSYMCRECHKTFNTRSSLFIHQKNHTDEKTYKCGECGRLFYYPSMLKQHQRVHSGEKPYKCEECGKAFCDPSFLKHHQRIHSEENPCKCKECGKRFSHMQPFRDIVEFIMERDHTSVMNVTKPFFITQDLRTTRYFIQERNHTSVKSVANVFAQLHPLDDIKLFTMKSTLTSVKSVADVFTHIYHLEDIKLSILK, from the exons ATGCTGTCCTTCTGGGATGTGGCCATTGAGTtctctgcagaagagagggaatgcCTGGAGCCTGCTCAGTGGAATTTGTACAgggatgtgatgttggagaattacagcaacctTGTGTTCCTTG GTCTTGCTGGGTCTAAGCCACACCTGGTGACATTTTTGGAGCAAAGAGCAGAATCTTCAGATGTGAAGAGACAAGCAGCAGGCAGCATGCAGCGAG GAACAGAACCCAATGATTATACCATTTACAACAAGGCCATTGACTGTAACTCACTAATTATGCAAAGCCAGAGAATTCATACAAGggagaaaccctacaagtgtgaagaatgtggaaaGGGCCTAAGTTCTCATAAAGCACTTTCCATACATAAGAgacttcatactggagaaaagtcTTATATGTGTAGAGAATGTCATAAAACCTTCAATACTCGCTCATCACTTTTTATACACCAGAAAAATCATACTGATGAGAAAACCTACAAGTGTGGAGAATGTGGCAGATTATTTTATTATCCTTCAATGCTGAAGCAACATCAAAGagttcattctggagagaaaccctacaagtgtgaagaatgtggcaaagcTTTTTGTGATCCTTCATTCCTGAAGcatcatcaaagaattcattctgAAGAGAATCCATGCAAGTGTAAAGAGTGTGGCAAAAGGTTTTCCCAT ATGCAACCCTTCAGAGACATCGTAGAATTCATAATGGAAAGAGATCATACAAGTGTAATGAATGTCACAAAACCTTTCTTTATCACTCAGGACTTAAGGACCACAAGGTatttcatacaggagagaaaccataCAAGTGTGAAAAGTGTGGCAAATGTGTTTGCTCAGCTTCATCCCTTAGACGACATCAAATTATTCACTATGAAGTCAACCCTTACAAGTGTGAAGAGTGTGGCAGACGTTTTTACTCATATTTATCACTTAGAGGACATCAAATTATCCATTCTGAAGTAA